In one Corallococcus sp. EGB genomic region, the following are encoded:
- a CDS encoding LysR family transcriptional regulator, which translates to MSDPLQGVAVFVEAVEAGGFSAAAAKLNLSRSAVGKTVARLEERLGVRLFHRTTRSQGLTQDGQVFYERCLRALGELRAGEALLESGKQEVAGRLRVSMPVIYGRHCVAPILRDLARAHPKLELDLSFSDRLVDLLEDGFDLVIRNAGIQGLAAGDGLTARRVGFQRMSVYASPAYLRKHGTPRTLEALSGHEAIRYVRSGTTRSWLFPREDGSNVELVPQSRLRFDDLEAILDAAVAGMGLAWLPCWLIQDLVRDKKLVRVLTDLPSLCFDVHALWPTTPHLPVRVRVAIDALAAKLPSYVK; encoded by the coding sequence ATGAGTGATCCCCTGCAAGGCGTGGCCGTCTTCGTGGAGGCCGTGGAGGCCGGAGGCTTCTCCGCCGCCGCGGCGAAGCTGAACCTGTCGCGCTCCGCCGTGGGCAAGACGGTGGCACGGCTGGAGGAACGGCTGGGCGTGCGCCTCTTCCACCGCACCACACGCTCACAGGGCCTGACCCAGGACGGACAGGTCTTCTACGAACGGTGCCTGCGCGCTCTCGGCGAACTTCGCGCGGGCGAGGCCCTGCTCGAGTCCGGCAAGCAGGAGGTCGCGGGCCGCCTGCGCGTCAGCATGCCCGTCATCTACGGCCGCCACTGCGTCGCGCCCATCCTGCGCGACCTTGCCCGCGCGCACCCGAAGCTGGAGCTGGACCTGTCGTTCAGCGACCGCCTGGTGGACCTGCTTGAGGACGGCTTCGACCTGGTCATCCGCAATGCCGGCATCCAGGGACTCGCCGCGGGCGACGGCCTCACCGCGCGCCGTGTCGGCTTCCAGCGCATGAGCGTGTATGCGTCCCCGGCGTACCTCCGCAAGCACGGCACGCCGCGCACGCTGGAGGCGCTGTCCGGGCACGAGGCCATCCGCTACGTCCGCTCGGGGACGACCCGCTCGTGGCTCTTTCCGCGGGAGGACGGCTCGAACGTGGAGCTCGTGCCCCAGTCGCGGTTGCGCTTCGACGACCTGGAGGCCATCCTGGACGCAGCGGTCGCGGGCATGGGGCTGGCGTGGCTGCCCTGCTGGCTCATCCAGGACCTCGTGCGCGACAAGAAGCTGGTGCGCGTGCTGACGGACCTGCCGAGCCTCTGCTTCGATGTCCACGCGCTCTGGCCCACGACACCCCACCTGCCCGTGCGGGTGCGCGTCGCCATCGACGCGCTCGCGGCGAAGCTGCCCTCCTACGTCAAGTGA
- a CDS encoding NAD(P)-dependent alcohol dehydrogenase: protein METSTMKRWELDAVGRDGPHLRTVTVPEPRPGEVLVKVAAVSLNYRDLLVLESGMGLSLTFPFTPGSDLAGVVTAVGAGVTRFAVGEKVLSTFSPGRLDGPALGTARVPPYKTLGGAYPGVLAEYVAFPEDWFVKAPATLDAGEASTLPCAGLTAWTALVEYGPVRPGQTVLVQGTGGVALFGLQLARAQGADVIVTSGSDEKLARAKALGATHVIHREREDWVEAVYRITGDRGVDHILELAGGTNLGRSIEAVALHGTLSVIGVFEGFTVTGPSGPLLLKEPTIRGINVGTRRSLESLVRAVDATGLKPVIDKRYPLEALPAALEHLRRGAFGKIVLESH, encoded by the coding sequence GTGGAGACTTCGACGATGAAGCGGTGGGAGCTGGATGCGGTGGGACGTGATGGGCCGCACCTGCGGACCGTGACGGTTCCGGAGCCCCGGCCGGGCGAGGTGCTGGTGAAGGTGGCGGCGGTGTCGCTGAACTACCGGGACCTGCTCGTCCTCGAGAGCGGGATGGGGCTGTCGCTGACGTTCCCGTTCACGCCGGGCTCGGACCTGGCGGGCGTGGTGACGGCGGTGGGCGCGGGCGTGACGCGGTTCGCGGTGGGAGAGAAGGTCCTCTCCACGTTCTCACCCGGGCGCCTGGACGGGCCGGCGCTGGGGACGGCGCGCGTGCCTCCGTACAAGACGCTGGGCGGTGCGTATCCGGGTGTCCTCGCGGAGTACGTCGCGTTTCCGGAGGACTGGTTCGTGAAGGCGCCGGCCACGCTGGACGCGGGCGAAGCCAGCACGCTGCCATGCGCGGGGCTGACCGCGTGGACCGCGCTGGTCGAGTACGGCCCGGTGCGGCCGGGTCAGACGGTGCTGGTGCAGGGCACGGGCGGCGTGGCGCTGTTCGGGTTGCAGCTCGCGCGGGCTCAGGGCGCGGACGTCATCGTGACGTCGGGGAGCGACGAGAAGCTGGCGCGTGCGAAGGCGCTGGGCGCGACGCATGTCATCCACCGCGAGCGCGAGGACTGGGTGGAGGCCGTCTACCGCATCACGGGAGACCGGGGCGTGGACCACATCCTGGAGCTGGCGGGCGGCACGAACCTGGGCCGCTCCATCGAAGCGGTGGCGCTGCACGGGACCCTCTCCGTCATTGGCGTGTTCGAGGGCTTCACGGTGACGGGGCCGTCCGGGCCGCTCCTGCTCAAGGAGCCGACCATTCGAGGCATCAACGTGGGCACCCGGAGGTCGCTGGAGTCGCTGGTGCGCGCGGTGGACGCCACCGGGCTCAAGCCGGTCATCGACAAGCGCTATCCACTGGAGGCGCTGCCCGCCGCCCTGGAGCACCTGCGCCGGGGAGCGTTCGGGAAGATCGTGCTAGAGTCCCACTGA
- a CDS encoding bifunctional 2-polyprenyl-6-hydroxyphenol methylase/3-demethylubiquinol 3-O-methyltransferase UbiG produces the protein MSRRFHAESLILVLRHLEALLPSGPVSIDVPDPDLGHGRYPGERVDGGLVHRPLRSWCDLAEGLSCRLRTPRAVDATHVRLTFEPLGPEASWHAGGGTRTEAPQERYGAASDFARVRKFEDAGFLVPWLEAVGRLALPPGARLLDLGINRGDELAAFAEVEGIRFVGVDHSASALAEARAAFPDPRHAFIQADLNALPADLGRFDAVVSVGTLQSPGVDDRALLRKLVQEHLEPKASLVLGFPNSRFRDGEVVYGARVRNLREPDLSLLVKDLSFYRRYLHQHGFRTFLGGKYDLLLTAVRGQAFGSSDEDA, from the coding sequence ATGTCACGCCGCTTCCACGCCGAGTCGTTGATCCTCGTGCTGCGCCACCTGGAGGCGCTGTTGCCCTCTGGCCCCGTCTCCATCGACGTGCCGGATCCGGACCTGGGCCACGGCCGTTATCCAGGGGAGCGCGTGGACGGCGGGCTCGTGCACCGGCCGCTGCGGAGCTGGTGCGACCTGGCGGAGGGGCTGTCGTGCCGGCTGCGCACACCGCGCGCGGTGGATGCAACGCACGTGCGGCTCACGTTCGAGCCGCTGGGTCCGGAGGCTTCGTGGCACGCGGGCGGAGGGACGCGCACGGAGGCGCCGCAGGAGCGCTACGGCGCCGCGTCCGACTTCGCGCGCGTGCGGAAGTTCGAGGACGCGGGCTTCCTGGTGCCCTGGCTGGAGGCGGTGGGTCGGCTGGCGTTGCCACCCGGCGCGCGGCTGCTGGACCTGGGCATCAACCGGGGCGATGAGCTGGCCGCGTTCGCGGAGGTGGAGGGCATCCGCTTCGTCGGAGTGGATCACAGCGCGAGCGCGTTGGCGGAGGCTCGGGCGGCGTTCCCGGATCCGCGCCATGCGTTCATTCAAGCGGACCTGAACGCGCTGCCCGCGGACCTGGGCCGCTTCGATGCGGTGGTGTCGGTGGGCACGTTGCAGAGCCCGGGCGTGGATGACCGGGCGCTGCTGCGCAAGCTGGTGCAGGAGCACCTGGAGCCCAAGGCCTCGCTGGTGCTGGGCTTCCCCAACTCACGCTTCCGCGACGGCGAGGTCGTGTACGGCGCCCGCGTGCGCAACCTTCGCGAGCCGGACCTGTCGCTGCTGGTGAAGGACCTGTCCTTCTACCGCCGCTACCTGCACCAGCACGGCTTCCGCACGTTCCTGGGCGGCAAGTACGACCTGCTGCTCACGGCGGTCCGAGGTCAGGCGTTCGGTTCGAGTGACGAAGACGCCTGA
- a CDS encoding YdeI/OmpD-associated family protein, with amino-acid sequence MAARKFKAKLEVANDVGGRFVRCPFDSREAYGEARPAVVGTVNGQPFRSRLMVYGGITYLGFTKEVREAAGIEDGAMLSITLEKDTAPREVEVPDDLQRALDAEPALRDVFTKLAFTHRKEFVKALTEAKKEETRARRLAQTLDKLREKAAK; translated from the coding sequence ATGGCCGCGCGCAAGTTCAAGGCGAAGCTCGAAGTCGCCAACGACGTGGGAGGCCGGTTCGTGCGCTGTCCGTTCGATAGCCGCGAGGCCTACGGTGAGGCGCGGCCCGCCGTGGTCGGCACCGTCAACGGGCAGCCCTTCCGGAGCCGGTTGATGGTGTACGGCGGCATCACCTACCTGGGCTTCACCAAGGAGGTGCGCGAGGCCGCGGGCATCGAGGACGGCGCGATGCTGAGCATCACGCTGGAGAAGGACACGGCCCCGCGAGAAGTCGAGGTGCCGGACGATCTCCAGCGCGCGCTGGACGCGGAGCCCGCGCTGCGGGACGTGTTCACGAAGCTCGCGTTCACGCACCGCAAGGAGTTCGTGAAGGCGCTCACCGAAGCGAAGAAAGAGGAGACCCGCGCGCGCCGCCTGGCGCAGACGCTGGACAAGCTGCGCGAAAAGGCGGCGAAGTAG
- a CDS encoding class I SAM-dependent methyltransferase, with protein MRNALMAASFLALAGCSHSTPTAPASSTQAQAPAQSAQALVDAPDRTEADRKLDAGRHPAALLEFVGVKPGMHVAELMAGGGYTTELLARAVGPTGKVYGENPKVVLERFAEKPWQERLARPVNQNVVRLDRELDAPFPPELNGTLDAVVSHIIYHDTGWLGVDRAKMNAAVFQALKPGGVYVIFDSSAKPGTGITEGQTLHRIDEKLVREEVEAAGFKLQEESNTWRNPEDTRDWSSSPGAAGERRGTSDRFALKFVKP; from the coding sequence ATGCGCAATGCACTGATGGCGGCATCGTTCCTGGCCCTCGCGGGCTGTTCCCACTCGACGCCCACGGCTCCGGCGTCCTCCACCCAGGCGCAGGCGCCGGCCCAGTCCGCGCAGGCGCTGGTGGACGCGCCGGACCGCACGGAGGCGGATCGCAAGCTGGACGCGGGCCGGCATCCTGCCGCCCTGCTGGAGTTCGTGGGCGTGAAGCCCGGCATGCACGTCGCCGAGTTGATGGCGGGCGGCGGCTACACCACGGAGCTGCTCGCGCGCGCGGTGGGCCCCACGGGCAAGGTGTACGGCGAGAACCCGAAGGTCGTGCTGGAGCGGTTCGCGGAGAAGCCGTGGCAGGAGCGGCTGGCGCGGCCGGTGAACCAGAACGTGGTGCGCCTGGACCGTGAGCTGGACGCGCCCTTCCCGCCCGAGCTCAACGGCACGCTGGACGCGGTGGTGAGCCACATCATCTACCACGACACGGGATGGCTGGGCGTGGACCGGGCGAAGATGAACGCGGCGGTGTTCCAGGCGCTCAAGCCCGGCGGCGTTTACGTCATCTTCGACTCCAGCGCGAAGCCGGGCACGGGCATCACGGAAGGCCAGACGCTGCACCGCATCGACGAGAAGCTGGTGCGCGAGGAGGTCGAGGCCGCGGGCTTCAAGCTCCAGGAGGAGAGCAACACCTGGCGTAACCCCGAGGACACGCGCGACTGGAGCTCCAGCCCGGGCGCCGCGGGCGAGCGGCGGGGCACGAGCGACCGGTTCGCGCTGAAGTTCGTCAAGCCGTAG
- a CDS encoding putative metal-binding motif-containing protein produces MLLAACGEKAPDEGAIRVSVKYGSFQPACVRVEVKDASGHGDRTDILSSQFKNADKKEVRVAVRRKADWDAALSVTASSYAAATAAGCDGAFVEKYESDGPLAIVAKKFTSFDVTLKATDADGDGHLADAMWDEPADCDDSNPAVHPGAVESCGSTKDLNCNQRVGCQEEGCGGNPCDDGNACTTGDHCEGVGLEARCVPAQTTTCTQPTGACDARQECNPTSGRCEAVGSMVGKSCDDRDECTAGDICGADGKCTGIAVSCTNSTDQCLASVGTCIPATGKCVFAPLPPTTSCQDARTCTTDDHCDGTGNCVATPGTCTPPPCYRVKQQCTASTECDYELDLNGVCTTASGVPGVCQADATCTPFPYRPYNFDPKDIAAADIGELKTTGNVTFDTASSTWAPSGAMASTPKVLSISQSGGNPPVLLIPVRTLELKGSLTLKGPSPVILAVYGDANVDQSILATGSIANPNAACGASQGRDGAFGGKTGGGGGGAGNGTTGVDGGKGNSTGASPGVAGIVRPAGAEPLLGGCPGGNGGGSGSATGGKGGAGGGAFQLSVARNLTVAKTISASGTGGDGGKGAGNKGAGGGGGGSGGRVVLEAFQLTLTPAARVTANGGGGGEGGSSANNDGRNASDGSTESASPAAGGTGGATTGGDGGDGGAGTTGPGKGIEGTKDAFSTEGGGGGGGGAAGYIHLRSVQSCSLAVGHVISPPATGGCATP; encoded by the coding sequence ATGTTGCTGGCCGCTTGTGGGGAGAAGGCTCCCGACGAGGGCGCCATCCGCGTGTCCGTGAAGTACGGCTCCTTCCAGCCCGCGTGCGTGCGGGTGGAGGTGAAGGACGCGAGCGGCCATGGGGACCGCACGGACATCCTCTCCAGTCAGTTCAAGAACGCCGACAAGAAAGAGGTCCGGGTCGCGGTGCGCCGGAAGGCGGACTGGGACGCGGCGCTGAGCGTGACGGCGTCGTCGTACGCGGCCGCGACGGCCGCCGGCTGTGACGGGGCCTTCGTGGAGAAGTACGAGAGCGATGGGCCGCTTGCCATCGTCGCGAAGAAGTTCACGAGCTTCGACGTGACGTTGAAGGCGACGGACGCGGACGGCGACGGCCACCTCGCGGACGCCATGTGGGACGAGCCCGCGGACTGCGATGACTCGAACCCGGCCGTGCATCCGGGCGCCGTGGAGTCCTGCGGCTCCACCAAGGACCTCAACTGCAACCAGCGGGTGGGCTGCCAGGAGGAGGGCTGCGGGGGCAACCCGTGCGACGACGGCAACGCCTGCACGACGGGGGACCACTGCGAGGGCGTGGGCCTGGAGGCGAGGTGCGTACCGGCGCAGACGACCACGTGCACCCAGCCCACGGGCGCCTGCGACGCGCGTCAGGAGTGCAACCCCACCTCCGGGCGCTGCGAGGCCGTGGGGTCCATGGTCGGCAAGAGCTGTGATGACCGCGACGAGTGCACGGCAGGCGACATTTGCGGAGCGGATGGGAAGTGCACAGGCATCGCGGTCTCGTGCACCAACTCGACGGATCAGTGTCTGGCAAGTGTGGGGACGTGCATCCCGGCCACTGGCAAATGTGTCTTCGCTCCGCTGCCGCCCACCACCTCGTGTCAGGACGCGAGGACGTGCACCACGGACGACCACTGTGATGGGACCGGGAACTGCGTGGCCACGCCCGGGACCTGCACTCCGCCGCCGTGCTATCGCGTCAAGCAGCAGTGCACTGCGAGCACTGAGTGCGACTACGAGTTGGACCTCAATGGGGTGTGCACGACCGCCAGTGGAGTCCCTGGCGTGTGCCAGGCGGACGCCACCTGCACTCCGTTCCCCTACCGGCCCTACAACTTTGATCCGAAGGACATCGCGGCCGCGGACATTGGTGAGTTGAAGACCACCGGGAACGTGACGTTCGACACCGCGAGTTCGACCTGGGCCCCTTCGGGCGCGATGGCATCCACGCCGAAGGTCTTGTCGATTTCCCAGTCGGGCGGCAATCCGCCGGTCCTGCTCATTCCGGTGCGGACCCTGGAGTTGAAGGGGAGCCTGACCCTCAAGGGTCCTTCTCCCGTCATCCTGGCCGTGTACGGAGACGCGAACGTGGACCAGTCCATCCTGGCCACCGGCAGCATCGCGAACCCCAACGCGGCCTGCGGTGCGTCTCAGGGACGCGACGGCGCCTTCGGGGGAAAGACGGGCGGTGGCGGTGGCGGCGCGGGCAATGGCACCACGGGAGTGGACGGCGGCAAGGGAAACAGCACCGGCGCGAGCCCTGGCGTCGCGGGCATCGTCCGGCCTGCCGGAGCCGAACCCCTTCTGGGAGGCTGCCCGGGTGGCAATGGTGGAGGTTCGGGTTCAGCCACGGGAGGCAAGGGCGGAGCGGGTGGCGGTGCCTTCCAACTGTCCGTCGCGCGCAACCTGACCGTGGCGAAGACCATCTCCGCGAGCGGCACGGGTGGTGACGGCGGCAAGGGTGCCGGCAACAAGGGGGCGGGCGGCGGCGGCGGTGGTAGCGGCGGCCGTGTGGTGCTCGAAGCCTTCCAACTGACGCTCACCCCGGCAGCCCGCGTCACCGCCAATGGTGGAGGCGGTGGCGAGGGAGGCAGCAGCGCCAACAACGATGGAAGGAATGCGAGCGATGGCAGCACGGAGTCAGCGAGCCCCGCGGCTGGCGGTACGGGAGGAGCCACCACGGGAGGAGACGGAGGAGATGGAGGCGCGGGCACAACCGGCCCGGGCAAAGGCATTGAAGGAACCAAGGACGCCTTCTCCACGGAGGGCGGGGGCGGAGGTGGCGGCGGCGCTGCGGGCTACATCCACCTGCGCAGTGTCCAGTCCTGCTCCTTGGCTGTCGGCCATGTGATCAGCCCGCCCGCCACGGGAGGCTGCGCCACCCCCTGA